A genomic window from Pseudomonas argentinensis includes:
- a CDS encoding TonB-dependent receptor, whose translation MPASLRLIPVSLGFSVLLTTGFTQAAPIVLPETSINADRDAKADNPRTREVSTATRTATPVRYVPQAIDSVKTANVLDYGTNDLATALSGIPNVSSAADTRFDGLRIRGFEASNDFYLDGVRDDSQYVRDLHNIERIDVLKGPAAVLYGRGSQGGIVNRISKMPEAGRRSSLEAQGGSEDMRSLYADLSAEASENVSLRLNMGNQDANSFRDGISSHRQLFAPAISWQLTPRLNWLAQYEFSRFERTPDRGIPGVNGRPADVKRETTYGDDRDYIDDKAQSLRSKLTYELNDNWQLRQTLSLFKLESDFDNTYLTAATAATNRVTRQRWQQDLQTRNLFNNLEAEGMVDTFGFEHRLLTGVEIGSQRRDPKLYTSLPANRGGQAVPTLDLYNPDRSQSHAGPMMASSNNHTEVESRAVYVQDQLRLNEQWQLLAGLRHDRFEVATTNKLRGIEDGRDNNSTSPRVGLVWTPLPEHSFYASWSKSYSPVGGGLIGITPGASGNANDLDPELTRQKEVGVKSDWLDDRLSTTFALYELELYNRRTTDPNDPTLTILTGLQRSRGIELTATGQLAGNWYLRGGIGLQDATIVKDNNGLEGNRVSNVAKRNGSLFLTWKPEQGWYAETGLTLVGSRFADNQNTTVLPGYGRWDALAGLRQKDWDLRAALNNLTDRTYHSSATSAGQIRVGEPRNLVVTATYSF comes from the coding sequence ATGCCTGCCTCTTTGCGTCTCATACCCGTTTCGCTTGGCTTCTCCGTCCTACTGACTACCGGTTTCACCCAGGCTGCACCGATCGTGCTGCCGGAAACCTCGATCAACGCCGACCGCGATGCCAAGGCCGACAACCCGCGCACCAGGGAAGTCAGCACCGCCACCCGCACCGCCACGCCGGTGCGCTACGTGCCCCAGGCCATCGACTCGGTGAAGACCGCCAACGTCCTCGACTACGGCACCAATGACCTGGCCACGGCGCTGAGCGGCATTCCCAACGTCAGTAGCGCGGCGGATACCCGCTTCGACGGCCTGCGTATCCGCGGCTTCGAGGCCAGCAACGACTTCTACCTCGATGGTGTGCGCGACGACAGCCAATATGTGCGCGACCTGCACAACATCGAGCGCATCGACGTGCTCAAGGGGCCGGCGGCGGTGCTCTATGGGCGCGGCAGCCAGGGCGGCATCGTCAACCGCATCAGCAAGATGCCCGAGGCCGGGCGCCGCTCCAGCCTCGAGGCCCAGGGCGGCAGCGAGGACATGCGCAGCCTGTACGCCGACCTGAGTGCCGAGGCGAGCGAGAACGTCAGCCTGCGCCTGAACATGGGCAATCAGGACGCCAACAGTTTTCGCGATGGCATCTCCAGCCACCGTCAGCTGTTCGCCCCTGCCATCAGCTGGCAGCTGACGCCCCGGCTCAACTGGCTGGCGCAGTACGAATTCAGCCGCTTCGAGCGCACCCCGGATCGCGGTATTCCCGGCGTGAACGGCCGTCCGGCCGACGTGAAGCGCGAGACCACCTACGGCGACGACCGCGACTACATCGACGACAAGGCACAATCGCTGCGCTCCAAGCTGACCTACGAGCTGAATGACAACTGGCAGCTGCGCCAGACCTTGAGCCTGTTCAAGCTCGAAAGCGACTTCGACAACACCTACCTGACCGCTGCCACTGCAGCGACCAACCGCGTGACCCGCCAACGCTGGCAGCAGGATTTGCAGACCCGCAACCTCTTCAACAACCTGGAGGCCGAAGGCATGGTGGATACCTTCGGCTTCGAGCATCGCCTGTTGACCGGGGTCGAGATCGGCAGCCAGCGCCGCGATCCGAAGCTCTACACCTCGCTCCCTGCCAACCGCGGCGGCCAGGCGGTGCCAACGCTCGATCTCTACAACCCGGACCGCAGCCAGAGTCATGCCGGGCCCATGATGGCCTCCAGCAACAACCACACCGAAGTGGAAAGCCGGGCGGTCTACGTGCAGGATCAGTTGCGCCTGAACGAGCAATGGCAACTGCTGGCAGGCCTGCGTCACGACCGCTTCGAAGTGGCAACCACCAACAAGCTGCGCGGCATCGAGGACGGTCGCGACAACAACAGTACCAGCCCGCGCGTCGGCCTGGTCTGGACGCCGCTGCCGGAGCATTCCTTCTACGCCTCGTGGAGCAAGAGCTACTCGCCGGTGGGCGGTGGCCTGATCGGCATCACGCCCGGTGCATCCGGCAATGCCAACGATCTGGACCCGGAGCTCACCCGGCAGAAAGAAGTCGGCGTGAAGAGCGACTGGCTGGATGACCGCCTGAGCACCACCTTCGCCCTCTACGAGCTGGAACTCTACAACCGCCGTACCACCGACCCGAACGACCCGACCCTGACCATCCTCACCGGCCTGCAACGCTCGCGCGGTATCGAACTCACGGCCACCGGCCAACTGGCCGGCAACTGGTACCTGCGCGGCGGTATCGGCCTGCAGGACGCCACCATCGTCAAGGACAACAACGGCCTGGAAGGCAACCGCGTCAGCAATGTCGCCAAGCGCAATGGCAGCCTGTTCCTGACCTGGAAACCGGAGCAGGGCTGGTACGCCGAAACCGGCCTGACCCTGGTCGGCAGTCGCTTCGCCGACAACCAGAACACCACCGTGCTGCCGGGCTATGGCCGTTGGGATGCATTGGCCGGCTTGCGCCAAAAGGACTGGGACCTGCGCGCCGCGCTGAACAACCTCACCGACCGCACCTACCACAGCTCGGCGACCAGCGCCGGGCAGATTCGTGTCGGCGAGCCGCGCAACCTGGTCGTCACCGCCACCTACAGCTTCTGA
- a CDS encoding class I SAM-dependent DNA methyltransferase, translating into MPVNALYTDLSDYYDLMCADIDYRAQSQAVQRLHQLFGNGGTRHLDLACGTGPHVRHFLDTGFRSSGLDINQPMLDKAAIRCPEANFAVQDMCAFSVAEPVDLITCFLYSLHYSATTARLAACLADVHRALQPGGLFCFNAVDRTRIDNRLFAAHTVDSDEGRFTFSSGWHYSGAGEQQALRLRIDKTTGDETLTWNDEHPMVAVSFAELESLLQPHFEVHVLEHDYQRILPLSQGAGNALFVCVKR; encoded by the coding sequence ATGCCCGTCAACGCCCTCTATACGGACCTGTCCGACTACTACGACCTGATGTGCGCCGATATCGACTACCGGGCGCAAAGCCAGGCGGTGCAACGCCTGCACCAGTTGTTCGGCAACGGCGGCACACGGCACCTGGACCTGGCCTGTGGCACCGGGCCCCACGTCCGGCATTTTCTCGATACGGGCTTTCGGAGCAGCGGGCTGGACATCAACCAGCCGATGCTCGACAAGGCCGCCATCCGCTGCCCCGAGGCAAACTTCGCCGTGCAGGACATGTGCGCGTTCAGCGTCGCCGAGCCGGTCGACCTGATCACCTGTTTTCTCTACTCGCTGCACTACAGCGCGACCACCGCGCGGCTGGCGGCCTGCCTCGCCGATGTTCACCGTGCGTTGCAGCCCGGCGGCCTGTTCTGCTTCAACGCGGTCGACAGAACCCGAATCGACAATCGCTTGTTCGCCGCCCATACCGTGGACAGCGATGAAGGCCGCTTCACCTTCAGTTCCGGCTGGCACTACAGCGGTGCGGGCGAGCAGCAGGCGCTGCGTTTGCGCATCGACAAGACCACGGGCGATGAAACCCTGACCTGGAACGACGAACACCCCATGGTCGCGGTGAGCTTCGCCGAGCTGGAGTCGTTACTGCAGCCGCACTTCGAGGTGCATGTGCTGGAGCACGACTACCAGCGCATCCTGCCCCTCAGTCAGGGCGCGGGTAATGCGCTGTTCGTTTGCGTGAAGCGTTAG
- a CDS encoding ion channel, protein MPKAHTYLLRYPSASLLFVQLLGIVLYPFMEQLSEGRAIVGAFGIVVLAMSLRMVRSSPTIQWIAFTQAACILALTVAVEFESNTTLSILLAALESSFYFYAAGSLIAYMMEDERASTDELFAVGATFTLLAWAFAHAFSVCQLVSPGSFTAAINPEAQRTWVELLYLSFTVLSGVGLSDIMPLRPFARALVMLEQFAGVMYIGLVVTRMISLTVRPKHSGP, encoded by the coding sequence ATGCCCAAGGCTCATACCTACCTGCTCCGCTACCCCTCCGCCAGCCTGCTGTTCGTGCAGTTGCTGGGCATCGTGCTCTACCCCTTCATGGAGCAGCTGTCCGAGGGGCGGGCCATCGTCGGCGCCTTTGGCATCGTGGTGCTGGCGATGTCGCTGCGCATGGTGCGCAGCAGCCCGACCATCCAGTGGATCGCCTTCACCCAGGCGGCGTGCATCCTGGCACTGACCGTGGCCGTGGAGTTCGAGAGCAACACCACACTGTCGATCCTGCTGGCGGCGCTGGAGTCGAGCTTCTATTTCTATGCCGCTGGCAGCCTGATCGCCTACATGATGGAAGACGAGCGCGCGAGTACCGACGAGCTGTTCGCGGTCGGCGCCACCTTTACCCTGCTGGCCTGGGCTTTCGCCCATGCCTTTTCGGTGTGCCAGCTGGTCAGCCCTGGCAGCTTCACCGCGGCGATCAATCCCGAGGCGCAGCGCACCTGGGTGGAGTTGCTGTACCTGAGCTTTACCGTCCTGTCGGGCGTCGGGCTGAGCGATATCATGCCGCTTCGGCCTTTCGCGCGTGCACTGGTGATGCTCGAACAGTTCGCCGGGGTGATGTATATCGGCCTGGTGGTCACGCGCATGATCAGCCTGACGGTCAGGCCGAAACACAGCGGCCCGTGA
- a CDS encoding DUF2076 domain-containing protein, producing the protein MNSEEQTLIDGLFTRLQEAEHEGGLRDTEAEAQIRNHLARQPAAPYYMAQALLIQEAAIKRLDQRVRGLEAQAADAQRQRSGGGGFLSGLFGGGQPANAPSQRPAGWGETRFSQHANAAPVAPAGMSGAAPAAQGGGFMRGALQTAAGVAGGVMVADLLTSMFHHNQPQEIVEVIREDAPLQDSFGSGLDDTPYAGSSDMSNDIDTDAFDSSDFFDDDSMFS; encoded by the coding sequence ATGAATTCCGAAGAGCAAACCCTGATCGATGGCCTGTTCACCCGCCTGCAAGAAGCCGAGCACGAGGGTGGGCTGCGCGATACCGAAGCCGAGGCGCAGATCAGAAACCACCTGGCCCGCCAGCCCGCCGCGCCCTATTACATGGCCCAGGCGCTGTTGATCCAGGAGGCCGCCATCAAGCGTCTGGACCAGCGCGTGCGGGGACTGGAAGCCCAGGCGGCGGATGCGCAGCGCCAGCGCTCAGGTGGTGGCGGCTTTCTTTCCGGGTTGTTCGGGGGCGGGCAGCCGGCCAATGCACCGAGCCAGCGCCCGGCCGGCTGGGGCGAAACGCGCTTTTCCCAGCACGCCAATGCCGCACCCGTGGCACCGGCCGGCATGTCGGGCGCCGCACCAGCTGCCCAGGGCGGCGGCTTCATGCGCGGCGCGTTGCAGACGGCAGCCGGTGTGGCCGGCGGGGTGATGGTGGCGGATCTGCTGACCAGCATGTTCCATCACAACCAGCCCCAGGAGATCGTCGAAGTCATTCGCGAGGACGCGCCCCTGCAGGACAGTTTCGGCAGTGGCCTGGACGATACCCCTTACGCGGGCAGCAGCGACATGAGCAACGATATCGACACCGATGCCTTCGACAGTTCGGACTTCTTCGACGACGACAGCATGTTCAGTTGA
- a CDS encoding DMT family transporter, translating to MKDSARGLLLVTSGIVLLSFDGLLVRLVEADGWSIVFWRGLLMFIALGAFSLSASSRASLRAKPLSGAASAVLLALISIFFVLAIVHTTVANVVVILSTAPLFAALFTRLFLNEAVALRTWLAIGVATLGIVLVFAGSFAASDLLGNGYALLSSAALGANLTLLRRHSSLARMPLIALGGLVAALIALPKAQPFGLDSASYLALGIMGLVQMPVATLLINSATRYLPSAEVALFYLLESVLGTLWVWYVLHEVPAHATLYGGALVIATLVVHAGITLRARPALPA from the coding sequence ATGAAAGACTCGGCGCGCGGCCTGCTGCTGGTCACCAGCGGCATCGTGCTGCTCAGCTTCGATGGGCTGCTGGTGCGCCTGGTAGAGGCGGACGGCTGGAGCATCGTGTTCTGGCGCGGCTTGCTGATGTTCATCGCCCTGGGCGCCTTTTCGCTGTCGGCCAGCAGCCGCGCGAGCCTGCGCGCCAAGCCGCTGTCGGGGGCCGCGTCGGCGGTGCTGCTGGCGCTGATCTCGATCTTCTTCGTGCTGGCGATCGTGCACACCACGGTGGCCAATGTGGTGGTCATCCTCAGTACCGCGCCGCTGTTCGCCGCGCTGTTCACACGCTTGTTCCTGAACGAGGCGGTGGCACTGCGCACCTGGCTGGCGATCGGCGTGGCGACGCTGGGCATCGTGCTGGTGTTCGCCGGCTCCTTTGCCGCCAGCGACCTGCTGGGCAACGGCTATGCGCTGCTGTCTTCGGCGGCGTTGGGCGCCAACCTCACCTTGCTGCGCCGCCATTCCAGCCTGGCCCGCATGCCGCTGATCGCCCTCGGCGGGCTGGTCGCCGCGCTGATCGCCCTGCCCAAGGCGCAGCCCTTCGGCCTGGATTCGGCCAGCTATCTGGCGCTGGGCATCATGGGGCTGGTGCAGATGCCGGTGGCCACCTTGCTGATCAACAGCGCCACGCGCTACCTGCCATCCGCCGAGGTGGCGCTGTTCTACCTGCTGGAAAGCGTGCTGGGCACCCTGTGGGTCTGGTACGTCCTGCACGAGGTGCCGGCACACGCCACGCTATACGGCGGTGCGCTGGTGATCGCCACGCTGGTGGTGCATGCCGGCATCACCCTGCGCGCCCGCCCCGCCCTGCCGGCCTAG
- a CDS encoding cupin domain-containing protein: MANKPITVLRDTQPMPVVDACKWERIEGEPHTVNLNAYTSDDGSKIMGTWICTPGKWRVEYVKWEYCHFQEGYCIITPDGMAPIHLKAGDIFVVEPGMKGTWEVVETVRKYFVFA, translated from the coding sequence ATGGCCAACAAACCGATTACCGTACTGCGCGACACCCAGCCGATGCCCGTCGTCGACGCCTGCAAATGGGAGCGCATCGAGGGCGAGCCGCACACGGTCAACCTCAACGCCTATACCAGCGACGATGGCAGCAAGATCATGGGCACCTGGATCTGCACGCCAGGTAAATGGCGGGTCGAGTACGTGAAGTGGGAGTACTGCCACTTCCAGGAAGGCTACTGCATCATCACCCCGGACGGCATGGCGCCGATCCACCTCAAGGCCGGCGATATCTTCGTCGTCGAGCCGGGCATGAAAGGCACCTGGGAAGTGGTCGAGACGGTGCGCAAGTACTTCGTGTTCGCCTGA
- a CDS encoding SMP-30/gluconolactonase/LRE family protein, whose product MNDIQPPGSSRRRFLKQSLICSAAAASAGSLLPQLTSAAQPLGLRYPDSAVQVLDDSFLQLRLFNASVEKLADGLRWAEGPVWFGDGRYLLVSDIPNNRIMRWDEISQTLGVYRQPSNYANGLVRDTQGRLIACEGSTTQELGRRITRTEHDGRITVLADRFDGKRFNSPNDVVAKRDGSVWFTDPPFQTGNFYEGYKIEPELPHGVYRIDGETGQVTRVADDLGGPNGLCFSPDEKILYIVEGRAKPNRLVWAYPVNDDGTLGQRRKHIEATDTGALDGIKCDEFGNLWCGWGSNGSPESEPEKLDGVRVFNSEGQAIGHIALPERCANLCFGGEKGNRLFMASSHALYSIFVNARGATLV is encoded by the coding sequence ATGAACGACATCCAGCCACCCGGCAGCTCGCGCCGCCGCTTCCTCAAGCAATCGCTGATCTGCTCCGCCGCTGCCGCCAGCGCCGGCTCGTTGCTGCCGCAACTGACCAGTGCCGCCCAGCCCCTCGGCCTGCGCTACCCCGACAGCGCCGTGCAGGTGCTCGATGACAGCTTCCTGCAGCTGCGCCTGTTCAACGCCAGCGTGGAGAAGCTCGCCGATGGCCTACGCTGGGCGGAAGGCCCGGTGTGGTTCGGCGACGGCCGCTACCTGCTGGTCAGCGATATTCCCAACAACCGCATCATGCGCTGGGACGAGATCAGCCAGACCCTGGGCGTCTACCGCCAACCCTCGAACTATGCCAACGGCCTGGTGCGCGACACCCAGGGCCGGCTGATCGCCTGTGAAGGCTCCACCACCCAGGAGCTGGGCCGGCGCATCACCCGCACCGAACACGACGGGCGCATCACCGTGCTGGCCGATCGATTCGACGGCAAGCGCTTCAACTCGCCGAACGACGTGGTGGCCAAGCGCGACGGCTCGGTGTGGTTCACCGATCCGCCCTTCCAGACCGGCAATTTCTACGAGGGCTACAAGATCGAGCCGGAGTTGCCTCACGGCGTCTACCGCATCGACGGCGAAACCGGGCAGGTCACTCGTGTGGCCGACGACCTGGGCGGCCCCAATGGCCTATGCTTCTCGCCGGACGAGAAGATCCTGTACATCGTCGAAGGGCGCGCCAAACCCAACCGCCTGGTCTGGGCCTACCCGGTGAACGACGACGGCACCCTCGGCCAGCGCCGCAAGCACATCGAGGCCACCGACACCGGCGCCCTGGACGGCATCAAATGCGATGAATTCGGCAACCTGTGGTGCGGCTGGGGCAGCAACGGCTCGCCGGAGAGCGAGCCGGAGAAACTCGACGGCGTACGGGTGTTCAACAGCGAAGGCCAGGCCATCGGCCATATAGCACTGCCGGAGCGCTGCGCCAACCTGTGCTTTGGCGGCGAGAAAGGCAACCGCCTGTTCATGGCCAGCAGCCATGCGCTCTATTCGATCTTCGTGAACGCGCGGGGCGCGACCCTGGTATGA
- a CDS encoding HDOD domain-containing protein translates to MDIASLFAELHTLPSVPKVAQDLIQQFDNPSTNLESVARNIERDPVIAAKVLRLANSARFRGSRDASSVEDAAMRLGFNTLRTLVLASAMTGAFKVDTGFDLKGFWLRSFRVASISRALAKQLKLDADAAFTCGMMHNIGELLIQSGAPDFARRLNRHPHREAAAQAAEETLQLGFGYPEVGAELARRWQLPKLIQNAIAYQGKPAQAPDGGQYARLVAQAIHVEESLEAHGLSDEGKQHLDGPLFEEVDLAKLFEALPAVLEADKAFGELLN, encoded by the coding sequence ATGGATATCGCCAGCCTCTTCGCCGAACTGCATACCCTGCCCAGCGTGCCCAAGGTCGCCCAGGACCTGATCCAGCAATTCGACAACCCCTCCACCAACCTGGAAAGCGTGGCACGCAATATCGAGCGCGACCCGGTGATCGCCGCCAAGGTGCTGCGCCTGGCCAACTCGGCGCGCTTTCGCGGCTCGCGCGACGCCAGCAGCGTCGAGGATGCCGCCATGCGCCTGGGTTTCAACACCCTGCGCACCCTGGTGCTGGCCTCGGCCATGACCGGCGCCTTCAAGGTCGACACCGGCTTCGACCTCAAGGGCTTCTGGCTGCGCAGCTTCCGCGTGGCAAGCATTTCCCGCGCCCTGGCCAAGCAACTCAAGCTGGACGCGGACGCCGCCTTCACCTGCGGGATGATGCACAACATCGGCGAGCTGCTGATCCAGAGTGGCGCCCCGGACTTCGCCCGCCGCCTGAACCGTCACCCGCACCGTGAAGCCGCGGCCCAGGCCGCCGAGGAAACCCTGCAGCTGGGCTTCGGCTACCCGGAGGTGGGCGCCGAGCTGGCGCGCCGCTGGCAGCTGCCGAAGCTGATCCAGAACGCCATCGCCTACCAGGGCAAACCTGCCCAGGCGCCCGATGGCGGGCAGTACGCGCGCCTGGTGGCCCAGGCCATCCACGTCGAGGAAAGCCTCGAGGCCCACGGCCTGAGCGATGAAGGCAAACAGCACCTGGACGGCCCGTTGTTCGAGGAAGTCGACCTGGCCAAGCTGTTCGAGGCACTGCCCGCCGTGCTGGAGGCGGACAAGGCATTTGGCGAGCTGTTGAACTAG
- a CDS encoding transcriptional regulator: MTEKTEFAQRLRDAMLAAGYPDRPAVLEREFNSRYWGRSVTFQAVSRWLRGQAIPSQDKLQVLADWLRIEPQALRFGERAAMAVREQRGRWEDPQFYPEREAIEAFLALPAAQRKVVRDVIMTFAQTAKQPNASE; this comes from the coding sequence ATGACCGAGAAAACCGAATTTGCCCAGCGCCTGCGCGACGCCATGCTCGCCGCCGGCTACCCTGATCGTCCCGCCGTGCTGGAGCGGGAATTCAACTCCCGCTACTGGGGGCGTTCGGTGACGTTCCAGGCCGTGTCGCGATGGCTGCGCGGCCAGGCCATTCCCTCCCAGGACAAGTTGCAGGTGCTGGCCGACTGGCTGCGCATCGAACCCCAGGCGCTGCGTTTCGGCGAGCGCGCGGCCATGGCGGTGCGCGAGCAGCGTGGTCGCTGGGAAGACCCCCAGTTCTACCCGGAGCGAGAGGCCATCGAAGCCTTTCTGGCCCTGCCTGCCGCGCAGCGCAAGGTGGTGCGCGATGTGATCATGACCTTCGCGCAGACAGCCAAGCAGCCGAATGCGTCCGAGTAG
- a CDS encoding Bro-N domain-containing protein, translating into MNKVWSFQFEGQHVAVRNGADGRLWFSADTICSALQYSDSQAALLYHCNPGGILFGNEQSPRAMIDLRNVLQLSHNSPPSRAERLYDWLCRIVLTSQLDHSAKPQRHQLATKDHHLQLLHWQDDWWLSMQDAVKLFGNGEDPIKVAQRKTSS; encoded by the coding sequence ATGAACAAGGTGTGGTCATTCCAATTCGAAGGACAGCATGTTGCCGTTCGCAACGGTGCCGATGGGCGCCTCTGGTTTTCCGCCGATACCATCTGTTCAGCCCTGCAGTATTCGGACAGCCAGGCCGCGCTGCTTTACCACTGCAACCCGGGTGGTATTCTGTTCGGCAATGAGCAGTCGCCGCGGGCGATGATCGACTTGCGCAACGTTCTGCAACTGAGTCATAACAGCCCTCCGAGCCGTGCCGAACGACTGTATGACTGGCTGTGCAGGATCGTTTTAACATCGCAGCTCGATCATTCAGCGAAACCACAGCGCCACCAGCTCGCCACCAAAGACCATCACCTGCAACTGCTGCACTGGCAGGACGACTGGTGGTTGTCGATGCAGGACGCGGTAAAGCTGTTCGGTAATGGTGAAGACCCCATAAAGGTCGCGCAACGCAAGACTTCCTCGTAA
- a CDS encoding UPF0149 family protein — protein sequence MDNRGLEKLDQLLLEYGNDDSILSASELDGYFAAIVSGPRQIDPGTWYPHIWAEQLPKWANEKEGERFTKLAVELMSEAAYMLGEEPDDYEAIFLADDNGKGEKLIVSQWCAGYLRGAQVAGWIDAELPDELEAALASILVHGSEDGVDMLNAMSDAEYDVSVAMVEPAAVELYQYWQQHLEPVLPIRRDEAKVGRNDPCPCGSGKKYKQCCGH from the coding sequence ATGGATAACAGAGGGCTCGAGAAGCTCGATCAGTTGTTGCTCGAGTACGGCAACGACGACTCGATTCTTTCCGCCAGCGAACTGGACGGCTATTTCGCGGCCATCGTGTCCGGGCCTCGGCAGATCGACCCCGGCACCTGGTATCCGCACATCTGGGCCGAGCAACTGCCCAAGTGGGCGAACGAGAAGGAAGGCGAGCGCTTCACCAAGCTGGCCGTGGAGCTGATGAGCGAAGCCGCCTACATGCTCGGCGAGGAGCCGGACGACTACGAGGCCATCTTCCTGGCCGACGACAATGGCAAGGGTGAGAAGCTGATCGTGTCGCAGTGGTGCGCGGGTTACCTGCGCGGCGCCCAGGTGGCGGGCTGGATCGACGCCGAGCTGCCCGATGAGCTTGAGGCCGCGCTGGCGAGCATCCTCGTGCACGGTAGCGAGGATGGGGTTGATATGCTCAACGCGATGTCCGATGCGGAGTACGACGTGTCGGTCGCCATGGTGGAACCTGCCGCTGTGGAACTCTATCAGTATTGGCAGCAGCACCTGGAGCCGGTGCTGCCGATACGCCGCGACGAGGCCAAGGTCGGCCGTAACGACCCGTGCCCCTGCGGCAGCGGCAAGAAGTACAAGCAGTGCTGCGGTCACTGA